In Fusarium musae strain F31 chromosome 7, whole genome shotgun sequence, a single window of DNA contains:
- a CDS encoding hypothetical protein (EggNog:ENOG41) — MALTITEAQAELIRSLAPDDIPIKLRCAICSKLAVNAYRLPCCEQAICESCQSNLPASCPVCEHSPLSAEDCNPNKSLRTTIRVFLRTAEKKREASRPKEDKDSEPATPVEAPKQNLPTTETSAIETPIEQISGGDAPSSVQVYSAEGVNEGAPAPRVVQENITHHDDTPATESPKQVEAGDAQGAPADGSIEDAPIDNKSDEQTLVTQNGEGGINGVDGENEQQMEAENGEDQDQDQDRDQEKPDSDSMNGNYPNGSFSNSGDFNQMQMMMAMQNGMAPNSFGGFPMMGMPGMGMDPMTMQNMYMNGGFQGMAMNGMGGFGGGFGQGSNNNWNGSQSWNFDQNNYNQNGPGMGTGDFGGFNSGFQTGYNQGNYGQLNDYRRNTFGRGRGRGRGYYGGYGRGGYQFGGNPNYHDQTQGQFPQVGPGQNGQNGQNGVDQGDGQQQVDESGQPIQGDSTEGHVDAGQAEGSSEAIGNADAATGDASSTTRNTGPGNSDLGQGNVSGAVRPVAAADVPLNAPTGPKAMRQGLPNTSLHHLRARGYQVGSEVPPSKPVGMRDSPADRGRSRSRSSSPAPIPTDAREKDKDRDTRHEQSKERPRDHDKRDRDRDHDQRGSASRTVSRSRSRSRGHRSSRRRRRHRSESVEDEGYDDDSRRKKYRSRRHFHDDEESSRSKDKDKDEKYTDRNRSASPAESKRSSHRSRRDRDSDKRRDRDKDRDDDRKKSNHRPSQRDRDYDRDRRREKDRDRSDKERNEKDRKDRHRDRDRRDRDRDREKEKDKDRESGRDRDRERDRDRNRDRGSRYSSRRESIDAGDSKPISGPRGHDTKVKTSSSNRTEHSGKDPHTLEREARDRERLLKEAQRIAGMAGWKRNRGDDGDDAGSRKGRRTGSSTSAAASRQSEVINGGDEEERMRRLEAEREGDRWG, encoded by the exons ATGGCATTAACAATCACGGAAGCTCAGGCGGAGCTGATTCG GTCTCTTGCGCCTGACGATATTCCAATCAAGTTGCGATGCGCGATCTGTAGTAAGCTCGCGGTCAACGCCTACCGTCTTCCTTGTTGCGAACAGGCAATATGCGAATCTT GTCAATCCAATCTACCCGCGTCATGTCCTGTTTGCGAACACTCACCCTTGTCCGCCGAGGACTGCAATCCCAATAAATCATTGAGGACCACAATCAGGGTCTTCCTGCGCACTGCGGAGAAGAAACGCGAGGCAAGCCGACCGAAGGAAGACAAAGACTCAGAACCAGCGACGCCGGTTGAGGCGCCTAAACAGAATCTCCCTACAACCGAAACATCTGCCATCGAGACACCCATAGAACAGATTTCGGGGGGCGACGCGCCATCATCAGTACAGGTCTATAGCGCCGAGGGGGTAAATGAAGGCGCTCCTGCTCCACGCGTAGTCCAG GAGAATATTACTCATCATGACGACACTCCTGCCACTGAGAGTCCGAAGCAAGTTGAGGCAGGTGATGCTCAGGGCGCACCTGCCGACGGCAGCATAGAGGATGCGCCCATCGACAACAAATCCGACGAGCAAACTCTTGTAACACAAAATGGTGAAGGAGGAATCAACGGTGTCGACGGAGAAAACGAACAACAAATGGAGGCCGAAAACGGCgaggatcaagaccaagaccaagaccgcGATCAAGAGAAGCCCGATTCAGACTCAATGAATGGCAATTATCCGAATGGCTCATTCTCCAACTCTGGTGACTTCaaccagatgcagatgatgatggctaTGCAGAACGGAATGGCGCCAAACTCTTTCGGTGGTTTCCCCATGATGG GTATGCCGGGCATGGGCATGGACCCAATGACGATGCAGAACATGTACATGAACGGTGGCTTTCAAGGCATGGCAATGAACGGCATGGGCGGTTTTGGAGGTGGATTTGGCCAAGGCTCCAATAATAACTGGAACGGTTCACAGTCGTGGAATTTCGACCAGAATAATTACAATCAAAATGGTCCTGGCATGGGAACTGGTGACTTTGGAGGCTTTAACTCAGGATTCCAGACAGGATACAATCAAGGTAATTATGGTCAACTCAATGACTATCGCCGCAACACTTTCGGACGTGGTCGAGGCCGTGGCCGTGGGTACTACGGAGGATATGGCCGTGGAGGTTACCAGTTCGGAGGCAACCCAAACTATCACGATCAGACCCAAGGCCAATTTCCGCAGGTTGGGCCCGGTCAGAATGGCCAGAATGGTCAGAACGGTGTCGATCAGGGTGATGGCCAGCAGCAAGTTGATGAAAGCGGTCAGCCCATTCAGGGCGATAGCACTGAGGGGCATGTTGATGCCGGACAAGCTGAAGGATCCAGTGAGGCCATAGGCAATGCGGATGCCGCTACCGGTGATGCTTCCTCTACAACACGTAATACGGGACCTGGAAACTCAGATCTTGGTCAGGGTAATGTTTCCGGTGCTGTTCGTCCAGTTGCAGCCGCTGATGTCCCTCTGAATGCGCCTACTGGGCCCAAGGCTATGAGACAGGGGCTCCCTAACAcaagtcttcatcatcttcgagcACGCGGTTACCAGGTGGGAAGTGAAGTCCCTCCCTCTAAACCGGTTGGAATGAGAGATAGCCCTGCAGACCGAGGCCGATCCCGGTCCAGGAGTAGTTCTCCGGCTCCAATTCCTACTGACGCTCGTGAAAAGGACAAGGATCGTGACACCCGTCATGAGCAGAGCAAAGAGCGACCTCGCGACCATGACAAACGCGACCGAGACCGGGACCATGACCAAAGAGGATCAGCATCTCGAACCGTCAGCAGAAGTCGTAGTCGCAGCAGGGGACATCGAAGCTCTCGTCGACGTAGGCGTCATCGCTCAGAGTCTGTTGAGGACGAAGGCTATGATGACGATTCGCGACGCAAGAAGTATAGAAGCCGGCGTCACTTTcacgacgatgaagagtctTCACGGTCcaaggataaggataaggatgAAAAATATACTGACCGAAACCGTTCCGCATCGCCAGCTGAATCCAAAAGATCAAGCCACCGCAGCCGTCGAGATAGAGACTCGGACAAGCGGAGGGATCGAGACAAGGACAGAGATGACGATCGCAAAAAGTCCAACCACCGCCCCTCCCAGCGGGATAGAGACTACGACCGCGACCGCCGACGGGAAAAGGACAGAGACCGTAGTGACAAGGAGCGCAACGAAAAAGATCGCAAAGATCGACATCGGGATAGGGACCGACGCGATCGCGATCGCGAccgagaaaaagaaaaggacaaGGATCGGGAAAGTGGCAGAGACCGGGACAGAGAACGGGACCGCGATCGCAATCGCGATCGAGGTTCGAGATATAGCAGCAGACGCGAGTCAATCGATGCTGGAGACTCGAAGCCTATCTCTGGTCCTCGCGGTCACGACACGAAAGTCAAAACCAGCTCTTCGAATCGCACCGAGCACTCTGGAAAGGACCCCCACACGCTCGAGCGAGAGGCCCGAGATCGCGAGCGTTTGCTCAAAGAAGCGCAACGTATCGCTGGTATGGCGGGTTGGAAACGTAACCGGGGCGATGACGGCGACGATGCAGGGTCGCGTAAAGGCCGTCGGACCGGCTCGTCAACGTCTGCTGCTGCATCACGTCAAAGCGAAGTTATTAATGGcggtgacgaggaggagagaatgCGAAGACTCGAGGCAGAAAGGGAGGGTGATCGATGGGGTTAG
- a CDS encoding hypothetical protein (EggNog:ENOG41): MSGRAVSNSQHAQQSFGSGPQIYRDVAELHAVPSPSHGALMDHSHFDDFAFAYQGLPDQPSLVSLADHAHAHASQSPTAFSQHQAMSGLAHNGLPFGTLPGGNRSQSMDGSDAPPDRTSPASNVLEDSATDEFGLASRSRADATDLGGKPKEDKADATPAWSELKTKAGKERKRLPLACIACRRKKIRCSGEKPACKHCLRSRIPCVYKVTTRKAAPRTDYMAMLDKRLKRMEERIIKVIPKSDQEVASSVTRAVVKPAIPGTVPSNKATKKRGAEEAFGPDLEAWAKAPSKPKIDGDDRPSSLQVQEAEENKLQHEGTEALPSKEIQEHLAEVFFDNIYGQSYHLLHKPSYMRKLKNGTLPPVLVLTVCAVAARFTSSPLVNSSGPEFLRGEEWASHARDICTRRYEWPNLTILTCLLILGLHEFGTCQGGRSWALGGQAIRMAFALQLHKDLEYDPSGRTGPKKQLSFIDREIRRRIMWACFLMDRFNSSGTDRPMFIREDTIQIPLPVKEKYFQFDMPAPTEMLDGQVPHPASPNDGQLADARDNMGVAAFLIRAIALWGRIITYLSQGGKDLDPNPMWEDESQYVKHLNDVVNLEASLPSSLKYSAENLDVHKTENTASQFLFMHICLQHNILFVSRAAMSARKQQGVHDDFFSGASKRTFSAANQISELLREAEQSRCFVSAPFAGYCAFSSTTVHILGVISGNPNMKPTAEANLTTNVKYLHKMKKYWGMFHWMVENVRTQYRNALDAMRAGANLQDRAAQSSFLQYGDWFNRYPHGLSDAEFMDPATHKRKDSGADGVLEAKPELQSVEEYFSTLPTPQSVELKDTVRAVGPKRKQSAKKQAGLPTQSGQHLESIQGTDADSVSGAQERRFSGGLGLPSNSYNPLAVSNAQNPAFSTAMSPMSPANMTAFSHHAHTPTFFPPELLAMNFGQGANGNIDPLDRQLVFGGYSLDASTGLGGGQDIMSGLDWDAVASGTHSDGGLQGRRSAAKAGMNGQAAGIADGAGLSGPEASSAWFMPFNMEPPEMGQDPGFNMGGIDPFTGVFGGGGSGLATPNALGGLQQQGP, encoded by the exons ATGTCCGGTCGTGCCGTTTCGAATTCTCAACATGCCCAGCAGTCCTTCGGTTCCGGTCCTCAAATCTATCGTGACGTCGCTGAATTGCACGCTGTGCCATCTCCGTCTCACGGCGCATTGATGGATCACTCACATTTTGACGATTTCGCGTTTGCTTACCAAGGTCTTCCTGACCAACCTTCTCTCGTTTCTCTGGCCGATCACGCCCACGCCCACGCTTCGCAATCACCCACTGCATTTTCTCAGCACCAGGCGATGTCTGGACTCGCACATAACGGTTTGCCATTTGGCACCCTCCCTGGAGGCAACCGGAGCCAGAGCATGGATGGCTCCGATGCTCCTCCAGATAGGACGTCTCCCGCATCCAATGTCCTCGAAGATTCGGCTACAGATGAGTTTGGATTGGCTTCCCGTAGTCGTGCAGATGCCACGGATTTGGGCGGTAAACCCAAGGAGGATAAAGCCGATGCCACACCGGCGTGGAGTGAGCTGAAGACAAAAGCTGGcaaggaaagaaaacgcCTACCGCTCGCGTGCATTGCATGCCGCCGAAAGAAGATCCGCTGCTCGGGCGAGAAGCCTGCCTGCAAGCACTGTTTACGCTCTCGTATACCATGTGTATATAAGGTCACCACTCGAAAGGCGGCGCCACGAACAGACTACATGGCCATGCTTGATAAGCGATTGAAGCGAATGGAAGAACGCATTATCAAGGTCATTCCCAAGTCCGATCAGGAAGTAGCTTCGTCCGTGACTCGGGCCGTTGTTAAACCAGCGATACCAGGAACCGTACCTTCAAATAAGGCAACCAAAAAGCGTGGCGCCGAGGAAGCCTTTGGACCTGATCTAGAAGCGTGGGCCAAGGCGCCCTCGAAGCCCAAGatcgatggcgatgataggCCCAGTAGCCTACAAGTACAGGAAGCCGAAGAGAATAAGCTTCAGCATGAAGGCACTGAGGCACTACCCTCCAAAGAAATCCAGGAGCACCTGGCCGAGGTGTTTTTCGACAACATCTACGGTCAATCATATCATCTTCTCCACAAACCCAGTTATATGCGAAAGCTGAA GAATGGTACGCTGCCCCCAGTGCTTGTCCTCACAGTGTGCGCTGTAGCTGCTCGTTTCACTTCGAGCCCACTAGTGAATTCTTCGGGACCAGAGTTCCTACGCGGCGAAGAATGGGCGTCACACGCTCGAGATATCTGTACCAGGCGATACGAATGGCCAAATCTCACAATTTTGACCTGTCTCCTCATTTTGGGCCTTCACGAATTTGGAACATGCCAGGGTGGCCGTAGCTGGGCTTTGGGCGGTCAAGCAATTCGCATGGCCTTCGCCCTTCAGCTGCATAAAGACCTCGAGTATGACCCCTCTGGTCGTACTGGTCCTAAAAAACAGCTTAGCTTCATCGACCGAGAAATTCGACGACGTATAATGTGGGCGTGCTTTCTCATGGACCGTTTCAACTCTTCGGGGACAGATCGGCCCATGTTCATCAGAGAGGATACGATCCAGATTCCTCTGCCGGTGAAGGAGAAGTACTTCCAATTCGATATGCCTGCTCCAACCGAGATGCTCGATGGTCAAGTTCCTCACCCAGCATCACCCAATGATGGGCAACTTGCTGATGCACGAGACAACATGGGAGTTGCAGCATTTCTGATCCGAGCCATCGCCCTCTGGGGACGAATcattacctaccttagcCAAGGGGGAAAGGATCTGGACCCAAACCCCATGTGGGAGGACGAATCTCAATATGTGAAGCATCTCAACGATGTTGTGAATCTTGAAGCCAGTTTACCTTCGTCACTCAAGTACTCCGCTGAGAACCTTGACGTCCACAAGACAGAGAACACGGCAAGTCAATTTCTTTTCATGCATATCTGCCTGCAGCATAACATCCTTTTTGTGAGTCGAGCAGCGATGTCAGCGCGAAAGCAGCAAGGTGTTCATGATGACTTTTTCTCTGGAGCGAGTAAGAGGACTTTCAGTGCTGCGAATCAGATATCTGAGCTCCTTCGCGAAGCCGAACAATCGCGATGCTTTGTTTCGGCACCCTTTGCTGGATACTGCGCCTTTTCCTCCACAACAGTCCACATACTGGGTGTCATATCTGGAAATCCCAACATGAAGCCAACAGCCGAAGCCAATCTGACCACCAATGTCAAGTATCTTcacaagatgaagaagtatTGGGGCATGTTTCACTGGATGGTGGAGAATGTGCGCACTCAGTATCGAAATGCCCTAGACGCTATGAGAGCTGGTGCAAATCTGCAAGACCGTGCAGCGCAATCGTCTTTCCTTCAATACGGAGACTGGTTCAACCGGTACCCGCATGGCCTCTCTGATGCCGAATTCATGGACCCTGCCACCCATAAACGGAAGGATTCGGGAGCAGATGGCGTTCTGGAAGCGAAGCCCGAGCTGCAATCGGTGGAAGAATACTTCTCCACGCTTCCAACACCCCAGAGTGTTGAGCTTAAGGATACCGTTCGCGCTGTGGGACCTAAGAGGAAGCAGAGCGCCAAGAAACAAGCTGGTTTGCCGACTCAGTCAGGTCAGCATCTCGAGTCCATACAAGGGACAGACGCAGACTCGGTCTCTGGGGCTCAGGAACGTAGGTTCTCGGGTGGATTGGGACTGCCCTCTAACAGTTACAATCCTCTCGCAGTATCAAACGCGCAAAACCCAGCTTTTAGCACAGCTATGTCACCTATGAGTCCAGCCAACATGACGGCGTTCTCCCATCATGCCCACACCCCCACATTCTTCCCTCCTGAGTTGCTAGCCATGAACTTTGGACAGGGCGCAAATGGAAATATTGACCCCCTCGATCGTCAGCTTGTCTTCGGGGGATATTCCTTGGACGCCAGCACGGGGTTGGGTGGTGGTCAGGATATAATGAGCGGCCTTGACTGGGACGCTGTTGCTTCGGGAACCCACTCCGATGGAGGCTTACAAGGTCGGCGATCTGCGGCTAAGGCGGGCATGAATGGGCAAGCAGCTGGTATAGCTGATGGAGCAGGGCTTAGCGGACCGGAAGCATCGTCCGCATGGTTCATGCCATTCAACATGGAGCCTCCAGAGATGGGCCAAGATCCCGGCTTCAACATGGGTGGAATTGACCCATTTACGGGAGTATTTGGGGGAGGGGGTAGTGGTTTGGCAACGCCGAATGCATTGGGTGGGCTACAGCAACAGGGTCCTTAG
- a CDS encoding hypothetical protein (EggNog:ENOG41~BUSCO:EOG09262POL), which yields MGKSTEDPQNTKRTLLDDSDSESEDGGAAIATTGFKVNEDFARRFEHNKKREERQRLEEKFKNTGKQPDNDDDDDESSSSDEEEDEDGFLATEDLDAQISATLQAIRNKDPKVYDKEVTFYKPDDPAATATEKEKKEKPVYLKDYHREKYMRGDTGAEDADEDVPMTYNQEQDVLKNSIVAEMHAAANEDSDDEDGGFMKRKETEKTDSNAVHPSRKAAMAITEVDVANADKNPETFLSNFMSARAWVPPDGSNWKAFESDEGEDDDDRADQFEQAYNLRFEDPERSNEFLRSYARDVAAAKSVRREEKTGRKRQRELERERKEAEKKERREEKARLKKLKLDEAQEKLRKIKRTAGNAGKDLTDEDWIKFLDEAWEDDKWEEEMRKRFGDDYYAQQDDAVASEDEEQEGGKKKSKHPKKPKWDDDIDIKDIIPDFEDDEKKPNISLSDVEDNAQAGEDEEDEDEDGRASKKRKTDHKKARKESQKQARQERAKLEALVDSKLELTDHAIFKQSSHAPFRYRETSPQSFGMTARDILLAPSDAALNDYAGLKKLATFRDQEKKRKDKKRLGKKARLRQWRREIFGKEYERDGPTYGFERLISADEDAGGAVIEPASDKKKKHKKEDGEEDNVVGDVGERKKKRKRSKSKKSATTTTAEE from the coding sequence ATGGGGAAGTCCACCGAGGATccccaaaacaccaaacgCACCCTCCTCGATGATAGCGACTCCGAATCAGAAGATGGAGGCGCCGCTATCGCTACGACCGGCTTCAAGGTGAACGAGGACTTTGCCCGTCGTTTCGAGCACAACAAGAAgcgagaagagagacaaAGACTAGAGGAGAAGTTCAAGAATACAGGAAAGCAACCAGacaatgacgacgacgacgacgagtcttcctcgtctgacgaagaggaagatgaagatggcttTCTTGCTACTGAAGATCTCGACGCCCAGATCTCTGCCACTCTCCAAGCCATTCGAAACAAGGATCCCAAGGTCTACGACAAGGAAGTGACCTTCTACAAGCCCGATGACCCCGCCGCCACAGCAaccgagaaagaaaagaaggaaaagccAGTCTACTTGAAGGACTACCACCGAGAAAAGTACATGCGAGGCGACACTGGTGCCGAGGATGCCGACGAGGATGTACCCATGACCTACAACCAGGAACAAGATGTCCTTAAGAATTCAATCGTGGCTGAGATGCATGCTGCCGCCAATGAGGACTCTGACGACGAGGACGGTGGTTTCATGAAGCGAAAGGAGACAGAAAAGACGGACTCAAATGCTGTACACCCCTCGCGCAAAGCAGCCATGGCCATCACCGAGGTTGATGTTGCCAACGCAGACAAGAACCCTGAGACTTTCTTATCGAATTTCATGAGCGCGCGTGCCTGGGTCCCCCCAGATGGTTCGAACTGGAAAGCGTTCGAGTCGGATGaaggagaggatgatgatgaccgcGCCGACCAGTTCGAACAGGCTTACAACTTGCGATTTGAGGACCCAGAGCGGAGCAACGAATTCCTTCGATCATATGCTCGTGATGTTGCCGCAGCCAAATCAGTCAGGCGTGAGGAGAAGACTGGTCGCAAGCGTCAACGTGAACTTGAACGTGAGCGcaaggaggccgagaagaaagagaggcgTGAGGAGAAGGCTCGTCtaaagaagctcaagcttgatgaggccCAGGAAAAGCTGCGCAAGATCAAGCGCACAGCTGGCAATGCGGGCAAGGATCTGACTGATGAGGACTGGATCAAGTTCCTCGACGAGGCATGGGAGGATGACAAGTGGGAAGAGGAGATGAGGAAGCGATTTGGTGACGATTACTATGCTCAACAAGACGATGCTGTAGCATCAGAGGACGAGGAACAAGAAGgcgggaagaagaagtccaagcaccccaagaagccaaaatgggatgatgatatcgacatCAAGGATATCATTCCAGATTTCGAGGACGATGAAAAGAAGCCAAACATTAGCCTAAGTGATGTCGAAGACAACGCCCAGGcaggcgaggatgaggaagacgaggacgaggatggccGGGCctccaagaagcgcaagacaGACCACAAGAAGGCCCGCAAGGAGTCCCAGAAGCAAGCTCGTCAGGAGCGCGCCAAGCTTGAGGCTCTTGTGGACTCCAAACTTGAGCTTACCGAccatgccatcttcaagcaATCATCTCATGCTCCTTTCCGCTACCGCGAGACCTCTCCTCAATCTTTTGGAATGACCGCGCGCGATATTCTCCTCGCTCCCTCCGACGCTGCACTCAACGACTATGCTGGACTCAAGAAACTTGCCACCTTCCGCgaccaggagaagaagcgtaAAGACAAGAAGCGTCTCGGTAAGAAGGCTCGTCTACGCCAGTGGCGTCGTGAGATCTTTGGAAAGGAGTACGAGCGCGACGGTCCTACATATGGCTTCGAGCGCTTGATCTCTGCCGATGAAGACGCTGGTGGCGCCGTGATCGAGCCCGCGAgtgataagaagaagaagcacaagaaagaagatggcgaggaggatAACGTGGTAGGCGATGTTggtgagaggaagaagaagcgaaagaggtccaagagcaagaagagtGCTACTACCACTACAGCGGAGGAATAG
- a CDS encoding hypothetical protein (EggNog:ENOG41): MADSANTPKPSSSVKLVLLGEAAVGKSSLVLRFVNNDFQENKEPTIGVAPTAAFLTQKCNLPTRTIKFEIWDTAGQERFASLAPMYYRNAQAALVVYDLTKPTSLIKAKHWVAELQRQASPGIVIALVGNKLDLTGDSGAGADGEDGEEGDDSGDARKVPTEEAQAYAEEEGLLFFETSAKSGHNVTEVFTAIANAIPETSLKSARGAGASNAASRAGEEQRVNLGGPKDVGAKDSCAC; this comes from the exons ATGGCCGACTCTGCCAACACCCCAAAGCCCAGCAGCAGCGTCAAGCTGGTGCTTCTCGGTGAAGCCGCCGTCGGAAAG TCGTCTCTCGTTTTGCGCTTCGTTAACAACGATTTCCAAGAAAACAAGGAGCCCACTATTGGTG TTGCGCCAACAGCCGCTTTCTTGACCCAAAAATGCAATCTTCCCACAAGGACAATCAAGTTTGAGATTTGGGATACCGCCGGCCAGGAGCGCTTCGCCTCGCTGGCTCCAATGTACTACCGAAATGCTCAGGCCGCTCTCGTCGTTTATGATCTCACCAAACCCACATCTCTGATCAAAGCCAAGCACTGGGTCGCAGAGTTGCAGCGACAAGCATCTCCTGGCATCGTTATTGCACTGGTTGGCAACAAGTTGGATCTGACGGGTGACTcgggtgctggtgctgatggtgaagatggcgaggaagGTGACGACTCTGGCGACGCACGCAAGGTTCCAACAGAAGAGGCTCAGGCATATGCGGAAGAGGAGGGTTTACTATTCTTTGAGACCAGTGCCAAGAGCGGGCATAACGTTACCGAGGTTTTCACAGCCATCGCAAACGCCATACCCGAGACTTCATTGAAGAGTGCTAGAGGAGCTGGCGCATCGAATGCTGCCAGCCGGGCAGGCGAGGAGCAAAGAGTAAATCTCGGTGGTCCCAAGGATGTTGGTGCTAAGGATAGCTGTGCTTGCTAG